GTACGGGTCATTTGCAGGACCACCGGATCCATTCTGAATCGGGCTCATATGCTCTTCCGGCAGCAAGATGCGACGTTTGTTCGCTTCCACTTCCGGATCAGGTACAGGGATCGCTGAGAGCAACGTTTTCGTATAAGGGTGGACAGGGTTCGCATACAATTCTTCACTTTCTGCGAGCTCAACCACTTTACCCATATACATTACAGCTACACGGTCACTGATATGTTTAACCATCGACAAGTCATGCGCAATGAACAGATATGTCAAGCCGAGACGTTGCTGGAGTTCTTCAAGCAATTTAACGACCTGTGCCTGAATGGATACATCCAGTGCAGACAATGGCTCATCACAGATGATGAATTTAGGGTCTACAGCAAGTGCACGCGCAATCCCGATCCGTTGTCTTTGACCACCAGAGAATTCATGTGGATAACGAAGTGCATGACTTGGATTCAGTCCTACCAGGTCAAGCAGCTCTTCCACTCTTCTCTTGCGCTCTTTAGAGCTGGAAGCCAGACCATGAATATCAAGGGACTCTCCGATAATATCCATAACATTGAAACGCGGGTTAAGGGATGCATATGGATCTTGGAAGATCATCTGCATATCTTTACGCATTTCTTTCATTTTGCGTGGGGACAACTTGTAGATATCCGTTCCGTTGAAGTTAACACTTCCGCCAGTTGGCTCATAAAGACGCAGAATGGTTCGACCTGTTGTGGATTTACCACAGCCGGACTCACCTACAACGCCAAGTGTTTCTCCTTCAAAGATATCAAAGCTTACGTCATTGACCGCTTTGAGAATGTTACCTTTACCCAAATTAAAGTACTGTTTCAAGTTTTTCACTTGTACCAGCGGCTTGTTGCTGCCTTTGATAATACCAGCTGGAGCTGGTTTTTCCTTTTTGGGCTCGTCCAGGCGAGGTAAAGCATTGAGCAATTTAATCGTATATGGATGTTGTGGGTTACTGAAGATTTCAGCAGTTGTTCCTGTTTCAACAACTTCGCCTTCCTTCATAACAACAACACGGTCACACATACCCGCTACGACACCAAGGTCATGCGTAATCAGCATAATTGATGTTCCAAGCTTTTGCTGCATGTCTTTCATGACATCCAGAATTTGAGCCTGAATGGTAACGTCAAGTGCAGTTGTCGGCTCATCCGCAATCAGAAGGGATGGACGACATGCAAGCGCGATTGCAATCATGGCACGCTGACGCATACCACCAGAGAATTGGTGTGGATAATGATTCATGCGGATTGCCGCATTTTTAATTCCTACAAGTTCCAGCATTTCCAAAGCAGCTTTATCCGCCGCTTGTTTGGACATGTTCTGATGCTTGCGCAATACTTCGGTAATTTGTTTACCAATTTTAATGGTAGGATTCAAAGAAGTCATTGGATCTTGGAAGATCATACCGATATCTTTACCACGAATCGCTTCCATTTGTTTGTCTGTCTTATTCAGCAGGTCTTGCCCGTGAAAAGTAATTTCTCCGCTTTTGACCTTCGAAGGCGGGGAGGGAATCAATTTCATGATGGTTTGGGCGGTAACACTCTTACCACTACCAGATTCACCTACGATCCCCAGCGTCTCTCCTTTGCCAATTTCAAAACTCACATTTTTAACCGCATCAAATTCACCAGAGCGCGTTGAGAATGATACGCTCAAGTCCTTGACTGTTAAAATCGGCTCCATAATCCCACCTCCTATTTCTATTTACGTAATTTCGGATCAAGCGCGTCGCGCAGACCATCACCGAGCAAGTTAAATGCAAGCATAGTCAGTACCATCAGACCCGCTGGGAACCACATCCGCCAAGGATACAGCGTCCAGCCTGTGAGAGCGTCATTAATCATGGATCCCAGGGATGATCTCGGTGCAGATACACCAAGTCCGAGGAAGCTCAGAAACGCCTCAGCAAAAATCGCGTTAGGAATAGACAATGTCAACGTTACGATAATCGGACCAACTGCATTTGGCAACAAGTGACGGAACAATTGACGTCCGGTACTTGCACCCATGGAGCGGGCCGCGAGAATGAAGTCTCTGTTTTTGAGTTGCATAATCTCACCACGTACAATCCAGGACATACTGATCCAGCCGGTAATGGTGAGGGCTATGATGATGGTTGTCAGACTTGGTTCCAATACAACCAACAACAAGATAACAACGAGCATGTAAGGCAGGGAATACAGGATTTCGGAGAATTTGTTCATGATACCATCAACACGTCCACCGTAGTAACCCATAATCGCACCATAGATTACACCAATAACAAGGTCAATTAGAGCTGCTGCCAAGCCGACAGTAAGGGATACACGAGCACCAACCCATGTTCTTACCCATACATCACGACCAAGTTCATCCGTACCAAACCAATGCTCTGCACTTGGTGCCGCGTTGGCATTCATCAAATCATTGGAATAATAATTATAACTTGTAAACAAAGAAGTTGGACCAATCAAAGCGAAAATCACGACAAGAACCAATACACTCAGACTTATCATTGCAGCCTTATTGGTTGCAAGTCTGTACATGGCATCTTTAAAAAGGGATACACTTTCTTGCGGTTTAACCGCTGCCTGACTAGTCAGGTTCGTGTTCGCCGTTTCATTCTTTTTATTATTCGTGCCAGACAACGTTATGCCCCCTTCCGGCTTTCCAGCTTGATTCTAGGATCAATTAGTACATAAGCGATATCCGTCAGGAAGCGTGCCAACATGAGGAGAATACCATAGAAAATTGTGATACCCATAATCATGGTGTAATCCCGGTTAGTGATACTTTCTACGAATACTTTACCAATTCCCCCGATGTTAAAGATCTGTTCAATAACAACGGAACCTGTGATGATGTTTGCTGTCATTGGACCAACATAAGTTACTACTGGCAAAATACCATTTCGTACAACGTGTTTAAACATAATCGCTGGCCATTTTAAACCTTTGGCTTTAGCTGTTTTGATATAATCTGCATGTAAAACTTCCAGCATGCTGGAACGAGTCAAACGTGCGATAAAGGCAATTGGTGAT
The window above is part of the Paenibacillus sp. 1781tsa1 genome. Proteins encoded here:
- a CDS encoding ABC transporter ATP-binding protein; its protein translation is MEPILTVKDLSVSFSTRSGEFDAVKNVSFEIGKGETLGIVGESGSGKSVTAQTIMKLIPSPPSKVKSGEITFHGQDLLNKTDKQMEAIRGKDIGMIFQDPMTSLNPTIKIGKQITEVLRKHQNMSKQAADKAALEMLELVGIKNAAIRMNHYPHQFSGGMRQRAMIAIALACRPSLLIADEPTTALDVTIQAQILDVMKDMQQKLGTSIMLITHDLGVVAGMCDRVVVMKEGEVVETGTTAEIFSNPQHPYTIKLLNALPRLDEPKKEKPAPAGIIKGSNKPLVQVKNLKQYFNLGKGNILKAVNDVSFDIFEGETLGVVGESGCGKSTTGRTILRLYEPTGGSVNFNGTDIYKLSPRKMKEMRKDMQMIFQDPYASLNPRFNVMDIIGESLDIHGLASSSKERKRRVEELLDLVGLNPSHALRYPHEFSGGQRQRIGIARALAVDPKFIICDEPLSALDVSIQAQVVKLLEELQQRLGLTYLFIAHDLSMVKHISDRVAVMYMGKVVELAESEELYANPVHPYTKTLLSAIPVPDPEVEANKRRILLPEEHMSPIQNGSGGPANDPYNLENAQLIEVSKGHWVAEPYV
- a CDS encoding ABC transporter permease is translated as MSGTNNKKNETANTNLTSQAAVKPQESVSLFKDAMYRLATNKAAMISLSVLVLVVIFALIGPTSLFTSYNYYSNDLMNANAAPSAEHWFGTDELGRDVWVRTWVGARVSLTVGLAAALIDLVIGVIYGAIMGYYGGRVDGIMNKFSEILYSLPYMLVVILLLVVLEPSLTTIIIALTITGWISMSWIVRGEIMQLKNRDFILAARSMGASTGRQLFRHLLPNAVGPIIVTLTLSIPNAIFAEAFLSFLGLGVSAPRSSLGSMINDALTGWTLYPWRMWFPAGLMVLTMLAFNLLGDGLRDALDPKLRK